In a single window of the Pseudochaenichthys georgianus chromosome 16, fPseGeo1.2, whole genome shotgun sequence genome:
- the yrdc gene encoding threonylcarbamoyl-AMP synthase: MRPVCNIAVELMKSRRAHSSAAALRLRGEMCKELKTKVLRLLPQSCSGPSVHQEGFTDGAEVLSCTVKALKEGHVVAVPTDTIYGLACLTQNSEAVKKIYDIKGRNGNKPLAICVGEIQDIYKFCKVKVKEALLADLLPGPVTLVFERSEVLNTDLNPFTSLVGVRIPDHGFMRRLCQMCAEPLALTSANISSHTSTVEVHEFQELWPKLAVVVDDGPIGDHSRLGSTVVDLSVLGKYRIIRPGCALSSTVDVLEHKYRLSEDSGKNDLV; encoded by the exons ATGAGGCCTGTTTGTAACATCGCTGTTGAATTAATGAAATCCAGAAGAGCTCACAGTTCAGCCGCAGCTCTTAGACTCAGAGGAGAGATGTGTAAAGAGCTGAAGACCAAAGTGCTGCGACTGTTACCGCAGAGCTGCAGCGGGCCGTCTGTCCATCAGGAGGGCTTCACAG ATGGTGCTGAAGTCCTGAGTTGCACGGTGAAGGCTCTGAAGGAGGGTCATGTGGTCGCTGTTCCCACCGACACCATCTACGGCCTGGCGTGTCTGACCCAGAACTCTGAAGCGGTCAAAAAAATCTATGACATCAAAGGACGAAATGGAAATAAACCACTGGCCATCTGCGTCGGAGAAATCCAGGATATCTATAA GTTCTGTAAGGTGAAGGTGAAGGAGGCGCTGCTAGCCGACCTGCTGCCTGGTCCCGTCACTCTGGTGTTCGAAAGATCTGAAGTACTCAACACAGATCTCAACCCCTTTACCTCA CTTGTTGGCGTACGTATCCCAGACCATGGCTTCATGAGACGCCTCTGCCAGATGTGCGCTGAACCACTGGCACTAACCAGCGCCAACATCAGCTCGCACACCAGTACTGTGGAAGTGCAT GAGTTCCAGGAGCTCTGGCCCAAACTAGCAGTGGTGGTGGACGACGGACCAATAGGAGACCACAGCCGCCTCGGATCAACAGTGGTGGACCTATCGGTACTCGGCAAATACCGCATCATCAGACCAGGCTG CGCCCTCTCTTCTACGGTTGATGTGCTGGAGCACAAATACAGACTGTCAGAGGACTCGGGGAAGAATGACCTTGTCTGA
- the LOC117460254 gene encoding glycoprotein endo-alpha-1,2-mannosidase-like protein: MARLRRKACIALFLFTLFIFGAMMGLRTLKPTDGFSDLSPGVELLPMIGGKMDRRSVSRDAYAAPGEAQPGASKTKAALSNSGPEGTIFYDVHIFYYTWYGNPNLDGKYIHWDHILVPHWDIKVASSYPRGRHMPPEDIGSSFYPELNPYSSRDPDVLESHMEQIGASAAGVLVLSWYPPGFADDNGEPTEDLVPSVLDAAYRHNLKVAFHIQTYRERNDQSVHDNIKYIIDRYGDHGAFFKYTTNTGKSLPLFYIYDSYLTPPESWSEFLTPTGAHSVRDSAYDSIFIALIVEERHKHDILAGGFDGMYTYFASNGFSFGSSHQNWKAIKAFCDGNNLIFIPSVGPGYIDTSIRPWNNHNMRNRVNGRYFETAQQAALNARPEIVTITSFNEWHEGTQIERAMPKKTVTRVYLDYQPHGPDHYLELTRRWAEQFNKEKQQWLM; encoded by the exons ATGGCAAGACTACGGAGGAAAGCTTGCATAGCTTTGTTTCTCTTTACGCTCTTTATCTTTGGAGCCATGATGGGGCTGCGGACCCTGAAGCCCACGGACGGCTTCTCGGATCTGTCTCCGGGCGTGGAGCTCCTGCCGATGATCGGGGGGAAGATGGACCGGAGATCCGTGTCCCGTGACGCCTACGCTGCTCCTGGTGAAGCCCAACCGGGAGCTAGCAAAACCAAAGCAGCTCTGTCCAACTCCGGACCCGAGGGGACTATATTTTATGATGTTCATATATTTTACTACACCTGGTACGGTAACCCAAACTTGGACGGTAAATACATTCATTGGGACCACATACTGGTTCCTCACTGGGACATCAAAGTAGCTTCCAGCTATCCGAGAGGGAGACACATGCCACCCGAGGACATCGGTTCCAGTTTCTACCCCGAACTTAATCCGTACAGCTCGAGGGACCCGGACGTGTTGGAGTCCCACATGGAGCAGATCGGGGCATCTGCTGCAG GGGTTCTGGTCCTGTCCTGGTATCCTCCGGGCTTTGCTGACGACAACGGGGAACCCACTGAGGATTTGGTACCATCTGTACTGGATGCTGCATATAGACACAACCTCAAG GTTGCATTTCACATCCAAACATACAGAGAACGAAACGACCAGAGTGTGCACGACAACATCAAGTATATCATTGACAG GTATGGTGACCATGGAGCCTTCTTCAAGTATACTACCAACACAGGGAAGAGCCTTCCTCTATTTTACATCTACGACTCGTACCTGACTCCTCCAGAGTCCTGGTCTGAATTCCTGACTCCCACCGGCGCCCACAGTGTGCGAGACTCAGCCTACGACTCCATCTTCATCGCCCTGATAGTGGAGGAGCGCCACAAGCACGACATCCTCGCCGGGGGCTTTGATGGCATGTACACTTATTTTGCCTCCAACGGTTTCTCCTTCGGCTCTTCTCACCAGAACTGGAAGGCAATCAAAGCTTTCTGTGACGGCAATAATCTCATCTTCATCCCCAGCGTTGGACCCGGTTATATCGACACGAGCATCCGGCCGTGGAACAACCACAACATGCGCAACAGGGTGAACGGTCGCTACTTTGAGACGGCCCAGCAGGCGGCGCTCAATGCCAGGCCAGAAATCGTCACCATCACTTCCTTTAATGAGTGGCACGAGGGGACGCAGATAGAGAGAGCGATGCCCAAAAAAACTGTGACTCGTGTTTACTTGGACTACCAGCCACACGGACCCGATCACTACCTGGAGTTGACCCGTCGCTGGGCAGAGCAGTTCAACAAAGAGAAGCAGCAGTGGCTCATGTGA